The following coding sequences lie in one Crassostrea angulata isolate pt1a10 chromosome 10, ASM2561291v2, whole genome shotgun sequence genomic window:
- the LOC128166782 gene encoding N-acetylneuraminate lyase-like: MAGHNSKKFEKFKVTGSVAAPFTPFRHNGEINFDKFEEYANYLRNHHFQYAFVNGTLAEGMSMTLEERKKSAEAWVKASNGKLRIILHVGTSNIRDSQELARHASAIGVDAIASLSPSFFKPANAEMVVECMSEIAGAAPDLPFFYYCINFVTGIYVDPSKVLKRARDKIPNLVGIKHSSRELNNAHNCTLVDPNRFQVLMGTDSQFLPYFTYGIDVPVTAPYMGTLFYKLKTAYDSGDTKSAQAIQNRILELNNIRGKYGAGIEIAKTMFGIISGMDIGPVRLPISKITTETYNSLKKDLNEFGSVE; this comes from the exons ATGGCAGGACACAACTCTAAG AAGTTTGAGAAATTTAAGGTGACGGGTTCTGTTGCTGCACCATTCACTCCCTTCCGCCATAATGG AGAGatcaattttgacaaatttgaagAATACGCCAACTACCTAAGAAATCACCACTTTCAATATGCATTTG TTAATGGTACGTTAGCAGAGGGAATGTCAATGACCCTGGAAGAGAGAAAGAAGTCGGCAGAGGCATGGGTAAAGGCGTCGAATGGAAA ACTAAGGATTATTCTTCATGTTGGAACTAGCAATATCCGAGATTCACAAGAACTT GCAAGACACGCTAGTGCCATTGGAGTGGACGCTATAGCATCACTAAGTCCATCATTTTTCAAGCCTGCCAACGCGG aaatgGTTGTTGAATGCATGTCAGAGATTGCAGGGGCAGCTCCAGACTTACCCTTCTTTTATTACTGCATCAACTTTGTTACGGGAATATACG TCGATCCGTCCAAAGTTCTCAAGCGAGCAAGGGACAAGATTCCGAATTTAGTCGGTATTAAGCATTCTTCAAGAGAATTGAATAACGCACATAACTGTACCTTGGTTGATCCAAACCGATTCCAAGTTTTGATGGGAACAGACTCA CAATTTTTACCATATTTCACTTATGGTATTGACGTTCCGGTAACTGCGCCTTACATGGGAACCTTATTCTACAAACTGAAAACTGCTTACGATTCCGGAGACACCAAATCAGCGCAAGCCATTCAA AATCGGATTTTGGAACTAAATAACATTCGAGGAAAATACG GGGCTGGAATAGAAATAGCCAAGACCATGTTTGGTATAATTAGTGGAATGGATATAGGACCGGTACGGTTGCCAATCTCAAAAATAACAACTGAGACATACAACTCACTCAAGAAAGATCTGAATGAGTTTGGCTCTGTGGAATAA